The genomic window GCGGGCGCCGTTCTCCAGCGCGGCGAGGTCCACGGTGAGGCCGGTGAGCGGGCGGGGGTCGGGCACGACGTCGCCGTGGACGCGCAGCCGCGCCACCCCGCCGTCGGGGAAGATGTTGAGCCGGACGTGCGTGAACCGCCGCGCGACCGTCACCGGGAACGCGTGGGCGGTGCCGCCCTGGAGCGCGGCGCGCGGGACGATCTCGGTCCAGTCGGCGGCGGCCAGCTCGTCCGGTGACGGGTGGCCGTCCACCCCGCACGCCTCGACGGACGCGTGCGGCGGGTAGTTCCCGGTGAACCAGGCCGTGTCGATCACGACGCCCCGGACCACGCCGGGCAGCCCGAGCCGGACGACCGCCCAGTCGTGGCCGTAGTCGCCGGACGGGCCGGGACGGCGCCGCGCGGTCTCCCAGCCGTCGTACTCCTGGCCCTTCGGCCCGAACGTCGCCGGGCGGAACTCCGGCGCCCACGGGTTGATCAGGTTCTCCTTCTCCTCGAAGGACTCGTCGCTGGCCGCGACCACCGAGCCGCCGAGGGTCCGGACGGCGAGGTCGGGCAGGTCGGGGAAGTCGCTCACGGGGCTCCGTTCCGGGTCAGCAGGGCGCCGCGCGGGGTGTCGTCCACCGGGACGCCGCGCAGCCAGGTCGCGGCGGCGCGGCCGGCGAGTTCGCGGCCCGCGTAGGCGGTGACGGGGTTGCGGTGGTGGAGGTCGGCGGGGTCCACGACGCGGACGGCGTCCGGATCGAACGCGACCAGGTCGGCGTCGTTCCCGGCGGCGATGACGCCCTTGCGCGTCAGCCCGGCGAGGGCGGCGGGCGCGGCGGACATCCAGCCGGTGACGTCGGCGAGCGTGCGCCCGCGCTCGCGCGCCGCCGTCCAGACAGCCGCGAACCCGAGCTGGAGCGAGGACACCCCGCCCCACGCGGTCGCGAAGTCGCCTTGTTTCAGGTCGGGCGTGCAGGGCGAGTGGTCGGTGACGACGCAGGAGATCACGCCGGCCGCGAGCCCGTCCCAGAGCGCGTCGCGGTTGGCGGCGTCGCGGATCGGCGGGCAGCACTTGAACGCGGGCGTGACGGCGTCCTCGGCCGACAGCGTCAGGTAGTGCGGGCAGGTCTCGGCGGTGATCCGGACGCCGCGCGCCCGCGCCGCCGCGAGCGGTTCCAGGCAGTCGGCGGCCGACAGGTGCAGGACGTGGGCGCGGACGCCCGTCCGCTCGGCGAGGGCGATGACCCGTTCGACCGCGCGGCGCTCGGCCGACGGCGGCCGGGACGCCAGGAACGCCGGGTACGCGCCGGACGCGGGCTCGGTGAGGACGGCCGGGTCCTCCGCATGGACGATCATGAGCCCGTCGAACGCCGCGACCGCCGCGAACGCCGCCGCCATCTCCGCAGCGTCCAGCGGCGGGAACTCCGGCACGCCCGAGTCGGACATGAAGCACTTGAACCCGTACACGCCCGCGTCGTGCAGAGCCCGCAGGTCGGGCAGGTTGCCGGGCACCGCGCCGCCCCAGAACCCGACGTCCACGTGCACCTGGTCGCGGGCCGCCGCACGCTTGATCCGGAGGGCGTCCACGGTCGTGGTGGGCGGCAGCGCGTTGAGCGGCATGTCGACCAGCGTCGTCACGCCCCCGGCCGCCGCCGCGCGGGTCGCGGTCGCGAAGCCCTCCCACGCCGTGCGGCCGGGCTCGTTGACGTGGACGTGGGTGTCCACCAGGCCGGGCAGCAGCGCGAGATCGCCGAGGTCGCGGTCGGCGGCGGCGGGCAGGACGGCGTCGTAGGCGGTCACGGCGCTGATCGTCCCGGCGCGGACGGCGACGGCGGCGGGCCGTTCCCCGTCCGGCAGCACGGTCCGCCGGGAGCGCAGCACGAGGTCGTGGGTCACCAGGGTCCTCCCGGGAGGTCGCGGGCGATCGAGGCGGCGAGCGCCCGGAGCATCTGCGCCGGCCCGTTCGCGACGATCCAGGCCAGCGGGTCCCCGGCGCCGGGCGGGACGAGCGAGGTCAGCGTGCGTACGGCCGCGAACCCGGCCTGCCGCGCCTCGGCCGCGCCCAGCTCGCTCCGCCCGGCGAGCGCCACGACCGGGACCCCGGCGCGGGCGGCGGCGCGGGCCACGCCGTAGGGCGCCTTGCCGCGCAGCGACTGGTGGTCCAGCGACCCCTCACCGGTGATCACGACGGTCGCGTCGGCGAGCTTTTCGGCGAAGCCGATCAGGTCGAGGAGGTAGTCGATGCCGGGCCGGACCGTCGCGCCGAGGAACGCCAAGGCCGCGAAGCCCGCGCCGCCCGCCGCGCCCGCGCCGGGCCGCCGGGCGGCGGCCGGGTCGGGCGCCAGCGCGGCGAGCCGGGCCAGGCCCGCCTCCAGGACGGCGACGTCGCCGGGCGTCGCGCCCTTCTGCGGGCCGAAGACGGCGGCGGCGCCGTCCGGGCCGAGCAGCGGGTTGTCCACATCGGTCGCGACGACGATCTCGGCGCCGCGCAGCCGCGCCCGCACGGCCCCGAGGTCGAGGTCGGCGAGGTCGCGCAGCGCGGCGCCGCCCGGCGGCAGCGGGTTCCCGGCGGCGTCGCGGAACCGGGCGCCGAGCGCGGCGGCCAGGCCCGCGCCGCCGTCGGTGGTGGCGCTGCCGCCGAGGCCGAGGACGATCCGGGTCGCGCCGCCGCGCAGCGCCGCGTCGACCAGCTCGCCGGTGCCGCGCGTGGTGGCGGTCAGCGGGCACGGCCGCCCGCCGGGCAGGCGGCGCAGCCCGGACGCCTCGGCCAGCTCGATCACGGCGGTCGTCCCGCGCACGGCGTAGGACGCGGCGACGGGACCGCCCGCCGGGCCGGTGACGGTCGCGGTGCGCCGCGCGAACCCGGCCGCGGCGACGGCGTCCACGGTGCCGTCGCCGCCGTCGGCGACGGGCATCCGGACGACCGGCAGGCCCAGCCCGGCCAGCCCGTCGGCGATGGCCTCGGCGGCCTCGGCGGCGGTCAGCGTGCCCTTGAACTTGTCGGGCGCGACGAGGATCGTCACCAGCCCGCCAGCCAGCCGAAGTCGTCGGGGCCGACGTACTCAAGCGAGATCCAGCCGTCGTAGCCGACGTCGTCCAGCGCGGCCAGGACGCCCGGGAAGTCGACCGTGCCCGTGCCCGGACGCCCCCGGCCCGGCGCGTCCGCTACCTGCACGTGCCCGAGCGTCGGCTCGGCCGCCGCCTTCACCGGGTCGTCGCCGTTGCTCGCGAGGTGGAAGGTGTCCAGCAGGAACGCGGCGTCGGCGCCCGCGTCCCGCGCCCGCTCCACGACGGCGACCGCGTCGGCGGCCGTGGCCAGCGCGTACCCGCCGTTGAACGCGCGCGCCAGCGGCTCGATCAGCACGGTCCCCGGCAGCACGTCCGCCATGTGGACGAGGTTGGCGGTGGCCGTCGCCGCGTCGGCGTCCGCCTGCCCGTAGAGAGTGTTGAAGCGGCGCACGCCCGTCCGCTCGGCGATCCCCGCGAGGACGGGCAGGCTGGACCGGAACTCGGCGACCCGGCCGGGATGGGCGAGCACGCCGCGCTCCCCGGCGGGCATGTCGCCCGCGTAGGCGTTGAGCGCGACCAGCTCGACCCCGGCGCCGGTGACGGCCGCGCAGAACGCGTCCACCTCGGCGGCGCCGGGCACGGGCACGCCCGGCCACGGCCACCAGAACTCGACGGCACGGAACCCGGCCGCAGCGGCGGCGGCCGGGCGGTCCAGCGGCGGCAACTCCGTGAACAGGATCGAGCAGTTGACCGCGAAGCGTCTCATGGCGGGCCTCCCGTCAGCCCACGAGGTGTTCCGGCCGGACGGGCACCCGCGTGAGCGCCTTGCCGGTCGCGTCGCGGAGGGCGGCGACGATCGCGGGCGTGGACGACAGCGTCGGCGGTTCGCCCGCGCCGCGCAAGCCGTAGGGGGCGTGCGGGTCCGGGTGCTCCAGGATGTCCAGGCGCATCGGCGGCATGTCGAGGATGGTCGGGATGAGGTAGTCGGTGAACGACGGGTTCCGGATCGCGCCGCCGGCCACGACGATCTCCTCCATCACCGCGAGCCCGAGGCCCTGCGCGGTGCCACCGTGGATCTGGCCCTCCAGCGACTGCCGGTTCATGATCCGTCCGACGTCCTGGACGGCGGCCAGCTCGACCACCTTCACCAGGCCGAGTTCGACGTCCACGTCCACGACCGCGCGGTGGACGCACAGCGCGAGCTGGGTGTGGCTGGAGCCCTGGCCGGTCACCGGGTCGAGCGGCGTCGTCGGCCGGTGGTGGAACTCGCGGGTCTCCTCGATCGGGTCGGCGCCGAGGATCTCCGCGACCGTCGCGACCTCCCCCGCCGCCCGCGACACGATCACGCCGTGCCGCACCGACAAATCACTGCGGCCCGTCCGGCGCGTCGCCCGCGCGAGCAGTTCCGCGCGCACCGCCTCGCACGCCGCCTTCACCGCGCCGCCCGTCATGTACGACTGCCGGGACGCACTGGACGACCCCGCGTTGCCCACCGCGTTGTCGGCCGGGGCGATCGTCACCCGGTCCACGCCGAGTTCGGTCCGCGCGATCTGCGCCTTGAGCGTGACGAGCCCCTGCCCGACCTCGGCGGCGGCGGTGTGGACGAGCACGGTCGGCTCCCCGCCGATCGCCTCCAGCCGGACGCGCGCCGTGGACAGGTCGTCGAACCCCTCGGAGAAGCAGATGTTCTTGATCCCGACGCCGTAGCCGATCCCCCGCACGACGCCCTCGCCGTGCGTGGTCTGCGCGACGCCGCCGGGCAGGTTCCGCAGGTCGGACGTGTCGGCGACGGGCGGCAGCGGCATCGCCTCCAGCCGCTCCAGCATCGGCGCGAGCGGGGCCGGGGAGTCGATGATCTGCCCGGTGGCCAGCCGCGACCCCTGCGTGACGGCGTTGCGGTGCCGGATCTGGACGGGCGTGAGCCCGCACGCGGCGGCCAGCCTGTCCATCATCGACTCGTAGGCGAAGCACGCCTGGACGGCCCCGAACCCGCGCATCGCGCCGCACGGCGGGTTGTTGGTGTACGCGCCGTACCCGTCGATGCGGATGTTCGGGAACTCGTACGGCCCGACGCCGAGCGACGCCGCGTTGCCGACCACGTTCATGGACGACGACGTGTACGCGCCGCCGTCCAGGACGATCCGGACGTCCGCGTACAGCAGCCGTCCCTCCTTCGTTGCGCCGTAC from Actinomadura rubteroloni includes these protein-coding regions:
- the alc gene encoding allantoicase codes for the protein MSDFPDLPDLAVRTLGGSVVAASDESFEEKENLINPWAPEFRPATFGPKGQEYDGWETARRRPGPSGDYGHDWAVVRLGLPGVVRGVVIDTAWFTGNYPPHASVEACGVDGHPSPDELAAADWTEIVPRAALQGGTAHAFPVTVARRFTHVRLNIFPDGGVARLRVHGDVVPDPRPLTGLTVDLAALENGARVVDCSDSFYSAPDRMLYPGSARDQSGGWETARRRDGGHDWAVVRLAAPGIVRLAEIDTTHLKFNAPGHVTLDGRDARAGDPAGWTPLLPRTRVQPDGRHRFRLAGGPEVTHVRLGLHPDGGMSRLRLLGDLTPAGERALADRFAALTRREG
- the allB gene encoding allantoinase AllB → MVTHDLVLRSRRTVLPDGERPAAVAVRAGTISAVTAYDAVLPAAADRDLGDLALLPGLVDTHVHVNEPGRTAWEGFATATRAAAAGGVTTLVDMPLNALPPTTTVDALRIKRAAARDQVHVDVGFWGGAVPGNLPDLRALHDAGVYGFKCFMSDSGVPEFPPLDAAEMAAAFAAVAAFDGLMIVHAEDPAVLTEPASGAYPAFLASRPPSAERRAVERVIALAERTGVRAHVLHLSAADCLEPLAAARARGVRITAETCPHYLTLSAEDAVTPAFKCCPPIRDAANRDALWDGLAAGVISCVVTDHSPCTPDLKQGDFATAWGGVSSLQLGFAAVWTAARERGRTLADVTGWMSAAPAALAGLTRKGVIAAGNDADLVAFDPDAVRVVDPADLHHRNPVTAYAGRELAGRAAATWLRGVPVDDTPRGALLTRNGAP
- a CDS encoding glycerate kinase, coding for MLVAPDKFKGTLTAAEAAEAIADGLAGLGLPVVRMPVADGGDGTVDAVAAAGFARRTATVTGPAGGPVAASYAVRGTTAVIELAEASGLRRLPGGRPCPLTATTRGTGELVDAALRGGATRIVLGLGGSATTDGGAGLAAALGARFRDAAGNPLPPGGAALRDLADLDLGAVRARLRGAEIVVATDVDNPLLGPDGAAAVFGPQKGATPGDVAVLEAGLARLAALAPDPAAARRPGAGAAGGAGFAALAFLGATVRPGIDYLLDLIGFAEKLADATVVITGEGSLDHQSLRGKAPYGVARAAARAGVPVVALAGRSELGAAEARQAGFAAVRTLTSLVPPGAGDPLAWIVANGPAQMLRALAASIARDLPGGPW
- a CDS encoding TIM barrel protein, with product MRRFAVNCSILFTELPPLDRPAAAAAAGFRAVEFWWPWPGVPVPGAAEVDAFCAAVTGAGVELVALNAYAGDMPAGERGVLAHPGRVAEFRSSLPVLAGIAERTGVRRFNTLYGQADADAATATANLVHMADVLPGTVLIEPLARAFNGGYALATAADAVAVVERARDAGADAAFLLDTFHLASNGDDPVKAAAEPTLGHVQVADAPGRGRPGTGTVDFPGVLAALDDVGYDGWISLEYVGPDDFGWLAGW
- the pucD gene encoding xanthine dehydrogenase subunit D gives rise to the protein MAAPVKAPGRVEAPGRGRVGDSPPRPDGTLKVTGEFAYASDLWMSGMLWGATLRSPHPRARIRSVDVGAALATPGVHAVLTHEDVPGAKVFGLDLPDQPVLAVDEVRYQGEPVALVAADHPEIARRALDRIVVDYDVLEPVTDARAVVADPERYRVQENGGIVRHQPVRVGDVDRARAEADVVVTGEYEVGIQDQAFLGPEAGLAVPADDGGLDLYVSTQWIHRDVEQVAPCLALPAEKIRMTMAGVGGAFGGREDLSMQIHAGMLALRTGRPVKMSYNRRESFFGHVHRHPAWMRYEYGATKEGRLLYADVRIVLDGGAYTSSSMNVVGNAASLGVGPYEFPNIRIDGYGAYTNNPPCGAMRGFGAVQACFAYESMMDRLAAACGLTPVQIRHRNAVTQGSRLATGQIIDSPAPLAPMLERLEAMPLPPVADTSDLRNLPGGVAQTTHGEGVVRGIGYGVGIKNICFSEGFDDLSTARVRLEAIGGEPTVLVHTAAAEVGQGLVTLKAQIARTELGVDRVTIAPADNAVGNAGSSSASRQSYMTGGAVKAACEAVRAELLARATRRTGRSDLSVRHGVIVSRAAGEVATVAEILGADPIEETREFHHRPTTPLDPVTGQGSSHTQLALCVHRAVVDVDVELGLVKVVELAAVQDVGRIMNRQSLEGQIHGGTAQGLGLAVMEEIVVAGGAIRNPSFTDYLIPTILDMPPMRLDILEHPDPHAPYGLRGAGEPPTLSSTPAIVAALRDATGKALTRVPVRPEHLVG